The Caulifigura coniformis genome includes a region encoding these proteins:
- a CDS encoding cadherin repeat domain-containing protein, with protein MSGSNRLRFGTGKLLGLMGRGWEFPRIRQVRHGSLTTVSSLEARVLLSSTPAGGEFQVSPSTQPSATTGLTGQTIAFADDGSFASIWTAWHEEYGSDVTYLQRFDAEGAPLGQATIVNGYPFGANNVGTIAMKGDGSFVVAWWNPSEDFIAARRFDATGAPLGGDIVVSQIHTDVSSATVAISDDGSFVVSWVYGYQTGPVMARIYDPQGQALGNEFEIGTSSTGDSSVAMSAAGDFVVTWTAPDGGGDGIFGQRYNAAGSAVGSVFRINGETANDQRDSSVVMNPDGSFIVVWTSTAQDGDGDGIYARRYEADGDPAGPEFRVNTTTAQSQNQPAVATAGEAGFVVSWTGIGADGFDREIFAQWYDSTGAPLDEEVRVNSTTEGIQWFSAVAMASDGATVVNWSGVANGQPAVLGQRYRRNNEAPTDITLTGDSVLEGLPAGTVVGTLSGTDADASETFTYSLVPGAGSTGNANFEIVGNELRTAAVFDFETQASYSVRVRVTDSFGESFDKIFTIQVSDGVAPETTLSNQTVAENRPRGTVVGSFAVNDVIDAKIRYTLVNGEGGSGNRYFSIVGNELRTKSRFNFEGVSSYSIRVRVRGSDGYEQIKVFTIHVTDVNESPTSLKLSSTRAEVGQPAHAVVGQLSATDVDAGEVLTYSLVSGRGDRDNASFRIVGDTLQTATTLPPGGRSSLTIRVRVTDSAGNWFERTFTIKADRSRQLA; from the coding sequence ATGTCTGGCTCCAATCGGCTGCGGTTCGGTACAGGAAAGCTCCTGGGACTGATGGGACGCGGATGGGAGTTCCCGCGCATTCGGCAAGTGCGCCACGGATCGCTCACGACCGTCTCGTCGCTAGAAGCCCGAGTGCTGCTGTCGAGCACGCCTGCTGGAGGCGAATTCCAGGTCAGTCCGTCGACGCAGCCGAGTGCCACCACGGGCCTCACAGGGCAAACAATTGCCTTCGCGGACGACGGCTCGTTCGCGTCCATCTGGACGGCCTGGCATGAGGAGTACGGTTCCGATGTCACGTATCTGCAGCGGTTCGACGCCGAGGGCGCACCGCTGGGGCAGGCGACGATCGTCAACGGATATCCGTTTGGAGCGAACAACGTTGGCACGATTGCGATGAAGGGCGATGGCTCCTTCGTGGTAGCCTGGTGGAATCCCTCGGAAGACTTCATCGCTGCGCGGCGATTTGATGCCACTGGTGCCCCGCTGGGTGGGGACATCGTCGTCAGTCAGATCCATACAGACGTCAGCAGCGCGACAGTCGCGATCAGCGACGACGGGAGCTTCGTGGTCTCCTGGGTCTACGGCTATCAGACCGGGCCGGTGATGGCTCGCATCTATGATCCGCAAGGCCAGGCTCTTGGCAACGAATTCGAGATCGGCACGAGCTCGACCGGGGACTCCTCAGTGGCGATGAGCGCAGCCGGTGACTTCGTTGTGACCTGGACGGCTCCGGATGGCGGCGGCGACGGAATCTTCGGACAGCGATACAACGCTGCCGGCTCTGCGGTTGGTTCAGTGTTTCGAATCAATGGCGAGACGGCCAACGATCAGCGGGACTCGTCCGTGGTGATGAATCCGGACGGATCGTTCATCGTGGTCTGGACAAGCACCGCACAGGACGGAGATGGAGACGGCATTTACGCTCGGCGGTATGAAGCGGACGGCGATCCCGCTGGCCCGGAGTTTCGAGTGAATACCACGACGGCCCAGTCGCAGAATCAACCTGCCGTCGCGACGGCAGGCGAAGCCGGCTTCGTCGTCTCGTGGACAGGCATCGGCGCGGATGGCTTCGATCGAGAGATCTTCGCGCAGTGGTACGACTCAACAGGAGCACCGCTCGACGAAGAAGTCAGGGTCAACTCGACGACCGAGGGCATCCAGTGGTTTTCCGCTGTGGCCATGGCGTCCGACGGTGCGACCGTTGTCAACTGGTCGGGCGTTGCCAACGGCCAGCCCGCCGTCCTTGGACAGCGGTATCGTCGGAATAACGAGGCACCTACCGATATCACACTGACAGGGGATTCTGTCCTGGAAGGCTTGCCCGCCGGTACGGTCGTGGGAACCTTGAGCGGGACCGATGCTGATGCATCGGAGACGTTCACCTACAGTCTGGTGCCGGGGGCCGGCAGCACTGGAAACGCGAACTTCGAGATCGTTGGCAACGAACTTCGAACCGCGGCCGTCTTCGACTTCGAAACGCAGGCGAGCTATTCCGTCCGCGTTCGCGTGACCGACAGTTTCGGAGAGTCCTTCGACAAGATCTTCACGATCCAGGTGAGTGACGGAGTCGCTCCTGAGACGACGCTGAGCAACCAGACCGTGGCGGAGAACCGGCCTCGAGGCACGGTCGTTGGCTCGTTCGCCGTGAATGATGTCATCGATGCGAAGATCCGCTACACGCTGGTGAACGGCGAAGGTGGCTCGGGCAATCGGTACTTTTCGATCGTCGGCAACGAACTGCGAACCAAGTCCCGATTCAATTTTGAGGGAGTGAGCAGCTACTCGATTCGCGTGCGGGTGCGGGGATCGGACGGCTACGAGCAGATCAAGGTGTTCACGATCCACGTCACTGACGTGAATGAGTCTCCCACCTCCCTCAAGCTCTCATCGACTCGAGCAGAAGTCGGGCAGCCGGCCCATGCCGTTGTCGGCCAGCTGAGCGCAACGGACGTCGATGCCGGTGAAGTCCTGACCTACTCGTTGGTCAGTGGGCGAGGAGATCGTGACAACGCATCCTTCCGGATCGTCGGGGACACTTTGCAGACCGCCACGACGTTGCCCCCAGGCGGCAGGTCGAGCCTCACGATCAGGGTCCGAGTGACAGACTCCGCCGGCAACTGGTTCGAACGAACGTTCACGATCAAGGCCGATCGAAGTCGACAGCTGGCGTAG
- a CDS encoding IS630 transposase-related protein: MDLRRRVVAEVDRGSPPAEVARRFQVTERTIWNWLALRKETGQITPRQGDVGPECVLEPHRERIVKSVQDDPGLTLAQRQRQLGLPGCATTLWNALRRWGITLKKSAQSC; the protein is encoded by the coding sequence ATGGATTTGAGGCGACGTGTCGTGGCCGAAGTCGACCGCGGCTCTCCGCCGGCCGAAGTCGCCCGGCGATTTCAGGTCACTGAACGAACCATCTGGAACTGGCTCGCGCTTCGCAAAGAGACTGGCCAGATCACTCCCCGGCAGGGAGATGTCGGCCCGGAGTGCGTTCTGGAACCGCATCGGGAGCGGATTGTCAAAAGCGTCCAGGACGACCCCGGCCTGACGCTCGCCCAAAGGCAACGCCAACTCGGTCTGCCGGGCTGCGCGACCACTCTGTGGAATGCGCTTCGGCGCTGGGGAATCACTCTCAAAAAAAGTGCTCAAAGCTGCTGA
- a CDS encoding IS630 family transposase: MRFGAGESLSKKVLKAAEQQRPDVAQKRRWWNILVQSKACRRLVFFDETGADTKMTRRYGWGPKSRRVVDHVPQGHWKTTTFAAALRASGVIAPLVLDGPMDGECFLAYVRQFLIPALEPGDLVVMDNLSSHKQSAVGDAIRQAGAEVYYLPPYSPDLNPIEKLFSKFKTLLRTSAERTTEGLWNRIGVLVDEFTPSECLNYIRSCGYTAHES; the protein is encoded by the coding sequence ATGCGCTTCGGCGCTGGGGAATCACTCTCAAAAAAAGTGCTCAAAGCTGCTGAACAACAGCGGCCGGATGTGGCTCAGAAGCGCCGCTGGTGGAACATCCTGGTGCAGTCGAAAGCCTGTCGCCGTCTGGTGTTCTTCGACGAAACCGGGGCCGACACGAAGATGACGCGACGCTATGGCTGGGGACCAAAATCACGCCGGGTCGTGGACCATGTCCCTCAAGGGCATTGGAAAACGACGACGTTCGCAGCGGCGCTCAGGGCCAGCGGAGTGATTGCTCCCCTGGTGCTGGATGGCCCGATGGATGGGGAATGCTTTCTGGCTTACGTCCGTCAGTTCCTGATCCCGGCGCTGGAGCCGGGAGACTTGGTGGTCATGGACAACCTCAGCAGCCACAAGCAGAGCGCGGTGGGTGACGCGATTCGACAGGCCGGGGCTGAGGTGTACTACCTGCCGCCGTACTCACCCGATCTCAACCCGATCGAGAAGTTGTTCTCGAAGTTCAAGACGCTTTTGCGGACGAGCGCTGAACGGACGACAGAAGGACTCTGGAACCGGATCGGAGTGCTGGTGGACGAGTTCACTCCGAGCGAATGCCTGAACTACATCCGTTCCTGCGGATACACTGCACACGAATCATGA
- a CDS encoding XRE family transcriptional regulator, with amino-acid sequence MKLKEARLATGLSTRAVAAMLSSKYAVSHTTLANYESGKSSPPLDVIAVLASVYERPLNWFIEPGNSLTGIHYRNLPSKVRVQDRHRFEGAAKKLLEGYTRLERRLRVPLGRHLDVKGFEVKSGESGRQVAERLRAKLNLRDDQPIQSVVEILEMFAIRTIELRSELRIDGLAACLGDEHVVVLNPETSNDRCRLNAGHELGHVLFGDCQSISGLSEKEMEQRVFEFGSFLLLPRPQLELAFQGRSILRLLKFKEQFGIAMSAMIYRAEKEGILDKNAAKWLWIQFAKRGWRTKEPGYVWRDRAIRFELLLDSAAHGENRLTWREIEAVTSVPSEELKQRLADAIGAEVDDADDTEGGDAPRILSMR; translated from the coding sequence GTGAAGCTCAAGGAGGCGAGGCTCGCCACTGGATTATCGACACGGGCCGTCGCCGCAATGTTGTCGTCCAAATACGCTGTTTCCCATACAACTCTCGCGAATTACGAAAGTGGGAAGTCGTCGCCCCCATTGGACGTCATCGCTGTGCTGGCGAGCGTCTACGAGCGCCCCCTCAACTGGTTCATAGAGCCTGGCAACTCGCTCACCGGCATTCATTACCGCAATCTCCCTTCGAAGGTTCGGGTTCAGGATCGTCACCGATTTGAAGGGGCGGCAAAGAAGCTCTTGGAGGGTTACACCCGGCTCGAGCGGCGACTGCGAGTCCCGTTGGGTCGCCATCTCGATGTCAAAGGTTTCGAGGTTAAGTCTGGTGAATCAGGCCGTCAGGTCGCGGAACGGCTGAGGGCGAAGCTCAACCTTCGAGACGATCAGCCGATTCAGAGCGTCGTTGAGATCTTGGAGATGTTTGCAATTCGAACGATCGAGTTGCGCTCCGAACTCCGAATAGATGGTCTCGCCGCGTGCCTTGGAGACGAGCATGTAGTGGTACTCAACCCGGAGACCTCGAACGATCGCTGCCGGCTCAATGCTGGCCATGAGCTGGGCCATGTTCTCTTCGGTGATTGCCAGTCGATCTCAGGCCTGTCCGAGAAGGAGATGGAGCAGCGGGTTTTCGAATTCGGCTCATTCCTTCTGTTGCCTCGCCCACAGCTCGAACTTGCGTTTCAGGGGCGGTCCATCCTTCGACTTTTGAAGTTCAAGGAGCAGTTCGGAATCGCGATGTCGGCGATGATCTATCGCGCTGAGAAAGAGGGCATTCTGGACAAGAATGCAGCGAAATGGTTGTGGATACAGTTTGCCAAGCGTGGCTGGAGGACAAAGGAACCCGGATACGTTTGGCGTGATCGCGCGATTCGATTTGAACTCCTGCTGGACAGCGCGGCCCACGGGGAGAACCGTTTGACATGGCGAGAGATCGAGGCCGTGACATCGGTTCCGTCCGAGGAACTTAAGCAGCGATTGGCCGACGCCATCGGGGCGGAGGTGGACGATGCAGACGACACAGAAGGAGGTGACGCGCCAAGAATTTTGTCGATGCGATGA
- a CDS encoding helix-turn-helix transcriptional regulator gives MTATEIVQSDPKLSSAQAAEYLGVAEATLAPWRCRGFGPKFLKLGRKVAYRKADLDRWLESRCVSFAAQLEG, from the coding sequence ATGACAGCAACTGAAATCGTCCAATCAGATCCAAAACTCTCGTCCGCCCAGGCTGCCGAGTATCTCGGAGTGGCGGAAGCGACGCTCGCCCCCTGGCGGTGCCGCGGTTTCGGCCCGAAGTTCCTAAAGCTCGGCCGAAAAGTCGCCTACCGGAAAGCCGACCTCGATCGTTGGCTCGAGTCGAGGTGCGTGAGTTTCGCTGCGCAGCTTGAAGGCTAA
- a CDS encoding tyrosine-type recombinase/integrase, whose translation MLCGVAKLLQNLGGFRVGTSRQERLTNSRVSTLKNASDRATWIFDDRTPGFAVTVSPRGKKVFYYVGRVKGRPTRLKLGTFPSISVDEARKVCTQYLGDVAAGRDISQRRKTGRATVDDLWTHYFETHSRPRKRTWRRDEKEYSRLIKPEFGSELLAKVDRTDIEKFVASTEREYGRGPARKARALLGKMFEVGIAGRWCDVNPVRGTYRPDFDPRQRYLKTEEVAAFMTAVDGLRSQDAKDFFHLLLFTGARRSNVAAMEWVELDFSTRLWTIPAGKYKSKRPHVVPLSMMALRILQRRRKSWQPNVKWVFPGRGKDGFYSDPKYAWVRVKAAAKLPDLRIHDLRRSLGAWQQANGESLRTIQQTLGHATVEVTARFYSPMEAEQVRRAVDDALRVTLKAARRKGNFS comes from the coding sequence TTGCTCTGTGGCGTTGCAAAATTGTTGCAAAATCTCGGAGGTTTCCGGGTGGGGACAAGCAGACAGGAGAGGCTCACGAACAGTCGCGTTTCGACGCTCAAGAATGCGTCGGACCGGGCCACCTGGATATTCGACGATCGTACTCCGGGGTTTGCGGTTACGGTCTCTCCCAGAGGCAAGAAGGTTTTCTACTACGTCGGCCGTGTGAAGGGCCGTCCCACTCGGCTGAAGCTTGGAACTTTTCCAAGCATTTCGGTCGACGAGGCTCGCAAGGTCTGCACGCAGTATCTCGGCGATGTTGCTGCTGGGCGAGACATCAGCCAGCGTCGAAAGACTGGCAGGGCTACCGTCGACGACCTCTGGACACATTACTTCGAGACGCATTCAAGGCCGCGCAAACGGACATGGCGCCGTGATGAGAAAGAGTACTCGCGGCTGATCAAGCCTGAGTTCGGCAGCGAGTTGCTGGCGAAAGTAGATCGAACCGACATCGAAAAGTTTGTTGCCAGCACCGAACGAGAATACGGAAGGGGGCCTGCACGGAAAGCTCGAGCACTTCTTGGAAAAATGTTCGAAGTTGGAATCGCGGGCAGATGGTGCGACGTCAACCCGGTCCGCGGCACGTACCGTCCAGACTTTGATCCGCGACAGAGGTATCTGAAGACGGAAGAGGTCGCCGCGTTCATGACCGCTGTCGACGGCCTCAGAAGCCAGGATGCCAAGGACTTCTTTCATCTCCTGCTGTTCACCGGCGCCAGGCGGTCCAACGTCGCGGCGATGGAGTGGGTCGAGCTGGATTTCTCCACGCGTCTCTGGACGATCCCCGCAGGGAAGTACAAGTCCAAGCGTCCGCACGTCGTTCCCCTTTCAATGATGGCGTTGAGGATTCTCCAGAGACGCAGGAAGAGCTGGCAACCGAATGTGAAGTGGGTGTTTCCCGGCAGAGGCAAAGACGGCTTCTACAGCGACCCCAAGTATGCGTGGGTTCGCGTTAAGGCGGCGGCAAAACTGCCGGATTTGAGGATCCACGATCTGCGGCGATCACTCGGTGCGTGGCAACAAGCGAATGGCGAGTCCCTGCGGACAATCCAGCAGACGCTCGGGCATGCGACAGTCGAAGTAACGGCGAGGTTCTACAGCCCGATGGAGGCCGAGCAGGTGCGACGGGCTGTCGATGACGCGCTGCGGGTAACGCTGAAAGCGGCGAGACGGAAAGGAAACTTCTCGTGA
- a CDS encoding type II toxin-antitoxin system TacA family antitoxin, protein MPDNKEDTFRGRCTAEQKAVWEKAAARDGRSLANWIRKICDEAAEKVLVEEGKGKKR, encoded by the coding sequence ATGCCGGACAATAAGGAAGACACGTTCCGAGGGCGATGCACGGCAGAGCAAAAGGCCGTATGGGAGAAGGCTGCTGCCCGCGACGGGCGATCGCTCGCGAACTGGATTAGGAAGATTTGTGACGAGGCCGCCGAGAAGGTGCTGGTGGAAGAGGGCAAGGGCAAGAAACGCTGA
- a CDS encoding DUF2806 domain-containing protein — protein MGEQDSGLTTLANLTTVSNAAWAVAKGAIPRSLEWMLGTEKKADARLRESVAAAYVDNLRQIHDEQHETREQLRANSRNLSAQRHLQWLQEQEQLAIKKVAAIHYAATLPDYKESDREIEQHWVDTFEVHARRRTEPWRSQLLSRALAHEAINPGTISLKALWLIGTMEREVFDYLSAFLNTGYVSRNLTYGGSTFVVRSYGGTEETKYLDLPVPIGEGGDTRQLWQVYTRHSQEALATELSTQGQYDVGCCVATYGVRSFYEAMHHSPGDVTSDGYTLTSVAAELSLLHEHQSNDLGERIFSDEMKYGTEGLPADALRALLRDRVEAAEQHFEKRPTRPTYAFPQIEVIVAAFAREFGESRYLEEIGADLGNRVGAIIEKHEAREKERSAARAAKTPRPSP, from the coding sequence ATGGGCGAGCAGGACAGCGGCCTGACGACACTGGCCAATCTTACGACAGTTTCGAACGCTGCTTGGGCAGTCGCGAAGGGTGCGATTCCGCGATCCCTCGAATGGATGCTGGGCACCGAGAAGAAAGCCGACGCAAGGCTCCGGGAATCAGTGGCGGCCGCCTACGTCGACAACCTCAGACAGATTCATGATGAACAACACGAGACTCGTGAGCAGCTGCGAGCCAATTCCCGGAATCTGTCCGCTCAGCGCCATCTGCAATGGCTGCAGGAGCAGGAGCAGCTCGCGATAAAGAAAGTCGCTGCAATCCATTACGCCGCAACCCTGCCGGATTACAAAGAATCAGATCGGGAGATCGAACAGCATTGGGTAGATACTTTCGAAGTCCATGCCCGCCGGCGAACTGAACCATGGAGGAGCCAATTACTCTCTCGCGCCCTAGCCCACGAGGCGATAAATCCTGGGACCATATCTCTTAAGGCGCTTTGGCTGATTGGAACCATGGAACGCGAGGTGTTCGATTACCTCTCGGCCTTCCTGAACACCGGCTACGTGTCCAGGAATCTCACGTACGGCGGGAGTACGTTTGTTGTCAGAAGCTACGGGGGCACCGAGGAAACGAAATACTTGGATTTGCCGGTCCCGATCGGAGAAGGCGGCGACACCCGACAGTTGTGGCAGGTCTATACACGTCATTCTCAAGAAGCCCTGGCAACCGAGTTATCGACACAAGGGCAGTACGATGTTGGCTGTTGCGTGGCCACCTATGGCGTTCGCAGCTTTTATGAGGCAATGCATCACAGTCCGGGCGACGTGACCTCCGACGGCTACACACTCACTTCGGTGGCCGCGGAGCTGAGCCTACTTCACGAGCACCAATCCAACGACCTCGGCGAGCGGATCTTCAGTGACGAGATGAAGTACGGCACTGAGGGACTTCCTGCGGACGCATTGCGAGCCTTACTGAGAGACAGGGTAGAAGCAGCTGAACAACACTTCGAAAAGCGGCCGACTCGCCCCACCTACGCCTTCCCACAGATCGAGGTGATCGTTGCGGCTTTTGCAAGAGAATTCGGTGAATCGCGATACCTTGAAGAAATCGGAGCGGACCTTGGTAACCGAGTGGGAGCGATTATTGAGAAGCACGAGGCGAGAGAGAAAGAAAGATCTGCGGCGAGAGCGGCGAAGACGCCGCGACCTTCGCCTTGA
- a CDS encoding EDR1-related protein translates to MSKHRFLCCRAVLVRAVVATSMLALLSPLATAEVTLIEAGAGTVWKFLGDGSEPGANWTREAFDDSGWKSGPAPIGYGEPSLATRLEFTANKPITTYFRRQFEIPKSAPLQTLLCVMCVDDGAVVYLNGQELIRQNLAPGPMTGRTTAQRRIDGPQEGVYQRFLVPAHTLSPGVNELAVEVHQIDASSSDLFLDLMLKGYAENEQPKPAVVPDAARDVTQAYHANHYVAPATTIPDGYSDGGRRMAVDDRGNVRSDREVIVVDRTRDPVMRKHLDFARSDHLAGLPPMQRARYLALYVDIQCSPAVGRREHALSSVALLEGEYSNLEMLLGRSVASGVCRHRALLFKVLADEAGLSVALVRGNLAGGIGHAWNELVLEDGQRFIVDCMNPRGGFDFPSTTDAASRQYLTVDSKPFYAR, encoded by the coding sequence ATGAGCAAACATCGATTCCTCTGTTGTCGCGCGGTGTTGGTCCGCGCGGTGGTCGCGACGTCGATGCTCGCATTGCTGTCCCCTCTCGCGACAGCGGAAGTCACCCTGATCGAAGCCGGAGCCGGAACCGTCTGGAAGTTTCTGGGCGATGGCTCCGAACCGGGGGCGAACTGGACCCGCGAGGCTTTTGACGATTCAGGCTGGAAATCGGGGCCGGCTCCCATCGGCTATGGTGAGCCGTCACTCGCAACTCGACTGGAGTTCACGGCCAACAAGCCGATCACGACCTACTTTCGGCGACAGTTCGAAATCCCAAAGTCGGCTCCACTTCAAACCTTGCTGTGCGTGATGTGCGTGGATGACGGCGCGGTCGTCTATCTCAACGGTCAGGAACTGATCCGCCAGAACCTTGCGCCCGGTCCCATGACCGGGCGAACGACGGCGCAGCGGCGTATCGATGGGCCTCAAGAGGGCGTCTACCAGCGTTTTCTGGTCCCCGCTCACACCCTGTCGCCAGGGGTGAACGAACTGGCCGTTGAAGTTCATCAGATCGATGCCAGCAGCAGTGACCTGTTCCTCGACCTGATGCTGAAGGGCTATGCCGAGAACGAGCAACCAAAACCGGCCGTTGTCCCCGATGCCGCACGCGACGTCACGCAGGCCTACCACGCCAATCATTACGTCGCTCCGGCCACAACGATCCCCGACGGCTATTCCGATGGCGGTCGTCGGATGGCGGTTGACGACCGAGGCAATGTGCGGTCGGATCGTGAAGTCATCGTGGTCGACCGGACACGTGATCCCGTGATGCGAAAGCATCTTGATTTCGCCCGTTCCGATCACCTTGCGGGCCTGCCACCGATGCAGCGAGCCCGTTACCTGGCGCTGTATGTCGACATCCAGTGCTCCCCTGCAGTGGGGCGCCGCGAGCACGCCTTGTCGTCCGTCGCCTTGCTGGAAGGCGAATACTCGAACCTGGAAATGCTGCTGGGCAGATCCGTCGCCTCAGGAGTCTGTCGGCATCGCGCCCTTCTCTTCAAGGTGCTCGCAGACGAAGCCGGCCTGTCGGTCGCACTTGTTCGAGGGAACCTCGCGGGCGGGATCGGGCATGCATGGAACGAGCTCGTCCTGGAGGATGGGCAGCGCTTCATCGTGGACTGCATGAATCCGCGCGGCGGCTTTGACTTTCCCTCCACGACGGACGCAGCGTCGCGGCAATACCTGACGGTCGACTCGAAGCCCTTTTACGCCAGGTAA
- a CDS encoding bifunctional 4-hydroxy-2-oxoglutarate aldolase/2-dehydro-3-deoxy-phosphogluconate aldolase has protein sequence MSRDAHMKRVLDSGLVAIIRSPSSDVLVDVAEALVAGGIEVMEVTFTVPNALEVLAAVRKKLGDRILLGAGTVLDTETCRAALLAGAEFIVTPTVNPAVIEMCRRYDKVIMPGGFTPTEVLTAWEAGADAVKIFPAEIGGPSLLRALKGPFPQIRMLPTGGVNLDTLNDFVKAGACAVGLGSALVEKSAIEQKNFSRITDLAKQYVAAMTKARAK, from the coding sequence ATGTCCCGCGACGCCCACATGAAGCGAGTCCTCGATTCCGGACTCGTCGCGATCATCCGCTCTCCGTCGAGTGACGTCCTCGTCGATGTGGCCGAGGCGCTTGTCGCTGGTGGAATCGAAGTCATGGAAGTGACATTCACCGTTCCCAATGCACTCGAAGTCCTCGCGGCCGTCCGCAAAAAACTCGGCGACCGCATCCTGCTGGGCGCCGGAACGGTCCTCGACACCGAGACTTGCCGCGCCGCGCTGCTCGCCGGAGCTGAGTTCATCGTCACCCCGACCGTGAACCCGGCCGTCATCGAAATGTGCCGCCGCTACGACAAGGTCATCATGCCCGGCGGATTCACCCCGACCGAGGTTCTCACGGCCTGGGAGGCCGGGGCCGATGCAGTGAAGATCTTCCCGGCCGAGATCGGCGGCCCGTCGCTGCTTCGGGCACTCAAGGGCCCGTTCCCGCAGATTCGCATGCTCCCGACCGGCGGCGTGAATCTCGACACGCTCAACGACTTCGTGAAAGCGGGCGCCTGCGCCGTGGGCCTCGGCAGCGCTCTCGTCGAGAAGTCAGCCATCGAACAGAAGAACTTCTCGCGGATCACGGATCTGGCGAAGCAGTACGTCGCCGCGATGACGAAGGCCCGCGCAAAGTAA